One region of Cottoperca gobio chromosome 19, fCotGob3.1, whole genome shotgun sequence genomic DNA includes:
- the LOC115024641 gene encoding receptor activity-modifying protein 3 has product MILYLLFSVLILSNVESQTANMTVEKMSKVDGNQTLREFSNNNSTMKPGHVTSILSKDEKTLIEDELENNQTSAFITEDDENFQDQENEFPGRHCFEDLLEGYIHMCGAVFHKEMMSLNTEDWCVLENIIRPYNNMIVCLEHISPLVGCYYPNSNIQEFFHHIHSYYFHNCSMEELSLVDAPHGLVITLTLIPVSLIPVLVYLVVWKSKVRVSE; this is encoded by the exons ATGATCCTATACCTGCTCTTCTCCGTTCTTATCCTCA GTAATGTGGAATCACAAACAGCCAACATGACAGTGGAGAAGATGAGCAAAGTTGATGGGAACCAAACACTCAGAGAGTTCAGCAATAACAACA GTACAATGAAACCAGGCCATGTGACATCCATTTTGAGCAAAGATGAGAAGACTCTAATTGAGGATGAACTGGAAAACAACCAAACATCTGCTTTTATCACAGAGGATGATG AGAATTTTCAGGACCAGGAAAATGAGTTTCCAGGCAGACATTGCTTCGAGGACTTGCTGGAAGGGTACATTCACATGTGTGGTGCAGTTTTTCACAAAGAAATGATGTCACTCAACACAGAAGACTGGTGTGTGCTGGAAAATATCATCAG ACCATACAACAACATGATAGTATGCTTGGAGCATATTTCTCCTTTGGTCGGCTGTTATTACCCAAACTCCAACATCCAGGAGTTCTTCCACCACATCCACTCTTACTACTTCCACAACTGCTCCATGGAGGAGCTTTCTCTTGTGGACGCTCCTCACGGGCTGGTGATCACTCTCACTCTCATCCCTGTGAGCCTCATCCCCGTACTGGTTTATCTGGTGGTTTGGAAAAGTaaagtgagagtgagtgagtaa